One window from the genome of Pseudomonas sp. L5B5 encodes:
- a CDS encoding LysR substrate-binding domain-containing protein: protein MRYPSMTALRALDAVARLGSVAEAASELNLTPSAISHQIKSLEQTLGFALTERLGRSIRITYQGERYARDIHLLLANILEAGQRSDGQQVSGRLCISSPPGFATYWLCTHIAEFQALYPQVELHLVSPRTPGDTSDSSVDLFVAYGMGDWPNQHVQKIVSLRYFPVCSPSLVNAMGGLKSLDALDHALLLHMIDYSDWRIWLAAAGAPNVDVRRGIVFADAHFVQSACIAGQGIAMGDNLISGEALAKGLLVQPFGTEIESNRGYYLVADLLKAERPVVLAFSEWVKSQLQGITRLHPEPRRNGKA from the coding sequence ATGCGTTATCCCTCCATGACGGCGCTGCGGGCCCTGGATGCGGTGGCCCGCCTGGGCAGTGTCGCCGAAGCTGCCAGCGAGCTGAACCTGACGCCCAGCGCCATCAGCCACCAGATCAAGAGCCTGGAGCAGACGCTGGGGTTCGCCCTGACCGAGCGCTTGGGCCGCAGCATTCGCATCACCTACCAGGGCGAGCGCTACGCCCGTGACATCCATCTGCTGCTGGCCAACATCCTCGAGGCCGGGCAGCGCTCGGACGGCCAGCAGGTCAGCGGGCGGCTGTGCATCAGCAGCCCGCCGGGGTTCGCCACCTACTGGCTGTGCACCCACATCGCCGAGTTCCAGGCGTTGTATCCCCAGGTGGAACTGCACCTGGTGTCGCCGCGTACGCCGGGTGATACCAGTGACAGCAGCGTCGATCTGTTCGTCGCCTACGGCATGGGCGACTGGCCCAACCAGCATGTGCAGAAGATCGTTTCCCTGCGGTATTTCCCGGTGTGCAGCCCGAGCCTGGTGAATGCTATGGGCGGGTTGAAGAGCCTCGATGCCCTGGACCACGCCCTGCTGCTGCACATGATCGACTACTCCGACTGGCGCATCTGGCTGGCGGCGGCCGGAGCACCGAACGTCGATGTACGCCGGGGCATCGTGTTCGCCGACGCGCATTTCGTGCAATCGGCCTGCATCGCCGGGCAGGGTATTGCCATGGGCGACAACCTGATCAGCGGCGAGGCCCTGGCCAAGGGGCTGCTGGTGCAGCCGTTCGGCACCGAGATCGAGTCCAATCGCGGCTACTACCTGGTGGCCGACTTGCTAAAGGCCGAGCGCCCGGTGGTGCTGGCCTTCAGCGAGTGGGTCAAGTCCCAGTTGCAGGGCATCACCCGCTTGCACCCAGAGCCGCGCCGTAACGGTAAAGCGTGA
- a CDS encoding sensor histidine kinase produces MRLTLTQRLSVVFALLLLVCCSTSAWLQVRSSRMHELEVVQGLSRDLAGHIAQDTQLMDANGLMPNALRTLFSQLMLVNPSVEVYLLDTQGRVMGNAAPAGRLRRDQVDLAPVRRLLAGDPLPILGDDPRSPDGRKVFSAAPLMVAGKQAGYLYVVLLSEEHDRLAERGATGAALNIALWSIALVALLCLIAGLTAFALITRPLRTLTERVGHFDIEGASPPLEPASPPQPKNGSLDEIAVLDATFRQMQTRLNEQWRTLTRQDQERRELVANISHDLRTPLSSLHGYLETLSLKDATLSAEERRRYLGIALDQSRKVGGLAQALLELVRLEHGFVQPVLEAFSLTDLLQDIFQKFELAAEARQVQLKADFAPGAWGACADLGLIERVLTNLVDNALRHTPGGGEIEIGLRADGPQVQVRVSDSGPGIAEHLREGLFLRPFTIGGARRDGGLGLRIVHRILQLHGTSIRLEDLPGRGATFCFALPVQARTAEEWARQSRTTQ; encoded by the coding sequence ATGAGGTTGACCCTGACCCAGCGCCTGTCCGTGGTGTTCGCCCTGTTGCTGCTGGTGTGTTGCTCCACCTCGGCCTGGCTGCAAGTGCGCTCCAGCCGCATGCATGAACTGGAAGTGGTCCAGGGCCTGTCGCGGGACCTGGCCGGGCATATCGCCCAGGACACCCAGTTGATGGATGCCAATGGCCTGATGCCCAACGCCCTGCGTACGCTGTTCAGCCAGCTGATGCTGGTGAACCCCAGTGTCGAGGTGTATCTGCTGGACACCCAGGGACGCGTGATGGGCAACGCCGCCCCTGCCGGTCGCCTGCGCCGCGACCAGGTCGACCTGGCGCCGGTCCGGCGCCTGCTGGCCGGCGATCCGCTGCCGATCCTCGGTGACGACCCGCGCAGCCCGGACGGACGCAAGGTGTTCAGCGCAGCGCCGTTGATGGTGGCCGGCAAGCAGGCGGGCTATCTGTACGTAGTGCTGCTCAGCGAGGAACACGATCGCCTGGCCGAACGCGGCGCCACGGGGGCGGCCCTGAACATCGCCTTGTGGTCGATCGCCCTGGTGGCGCTGTTGTGCCTGATCGCCGGCCTCACGGCCTTCGCCCTGATCACTCGGCCATTGCGCACCCTGACCGAACGGGTCGGCCACTTCGATATCGAGGGGGCCTCGCCACCACTGGAGCCCGCGTCACCACCACAACCCAAGAACGGCAGCCTGGATGAAATCGCCGTGCTCGACGCCACGTTCCGGCAGATGCAGACCCGGCTCAACGAACAGTGGCGCACCCTGACCCGCCAGGATCAGGAGCGCCGCGAGCTGGTGGCGAACATTTCCCACGACCTGCGCACCCCGTTGTCATCCCTGCACGGCTACCTGGAAACCCTGTCGCTCAAGGACGCCACCCTGAGTGCCGAGGAACGTCGGCGCTACCTGGGCATCGCCCTGGACCAGAGTCGCAAGGTCGGTGGCCTGGCCCAGGCGCTGCTGGAACTGGTGCGCCTGGAACACGGTTTCGTCCAGCCGGTGCTCGAGGCCTTTTCCCTGACCGACCTGCTGCAAGACATCTTCCAGAAGTTCGAACTGGCCGCCGAGGCGCGCCAGGTGCAGCTCAAGGCCGACTTCGCCCCGGGTGCCTGGGGCGCCTGTGCCGACCTGGGGCTGATCGAACGGGTGCTGACCAACCTGGTGGACAATGCCCTGCGCCACACCCCCGGCGGTGGCGAGATCGAGATCGGCCTGCGTGCCGACGGCCCGCAGGTGCAGGTACGAGTCAGCGACAGTGGTCCCGGCATTGCCGAGCACCTGCGCGAAGGCCTGTTCCTGCGCCCCTTCACCATCGGTGGCGCCCGTCGTGACGGCGGCCTGGGCTTGCGCATCGTGCATCGCATCCTGCAACTGCATGGCACCAGCATCCGCCTGGAGGACCTGCCCGGGCGCGGCGCGACCTTCTGCTTTGCCCTGCCGGTCCAGGCAAGGACCGCCGAGGAATGGGCCAGGCAATCGCGGACAACCCAATAG
- a CDS encoding ABC transporter permease translates to MDFSWINGFSTELVRGLGITLKLLLLSGICGFALAVLVGLGRASRNPLIRAPMQFYISVFRGTPLLVQIYILYYGVGSLFAAYPPIRGSFLWPYLREGFWYVALALTLSVGAYVGEVLRGGLRAVPRGELEAARAYGMGHWLTLRRVWLPRALELVRPTLVGECVLLLKATALASTVAVTDLLGAANLVRAQTLKVYEPLLAVALIYIVLAFVIEHLCNRLGATPHKQAPQRQA, encoded by the coding sequence ATGGATTTTTCCTGGATCAACGGTTTTTCCACCGAGCTGGTACGCGGACTGGGCATCACCCTCAAGCTCCTGCTGCTCAGCGGAATCTGCGGTTTTGCCCTGGCGGTGCTGGTGGGACTGGGCCGGGCGTCGCGCAATCCACTGATTCGCGCGCCGATGCAGTTCTACATCAGCGTGTTCCGCGGCACGCCGCTGCTGGTGCAGATCTACATCCTCTACTACGGGGTCGGCAGCCTGTTCGCCGCCTACCCGCCGATCCGCGGCAGCTTTCTCTGGCCCTACCTGCGCGAGGGTTTCTGGTACGTGGCCCTGGCCCTGACCCTGAGTGTCGGTGCCTATGTGGGCGAAGTGCTGCGTGGCGGACTGCGGGCCGTGCCCCGGGGCGAGCTGGAAGCGGCCCGCGCCTACGGCATGGGCCACTGGCTGACCCTGCGCCGGGTGTGGCTGCCCCGGGCCCTGGAGCTGGTACGCCCGACCCTCGTGGGTGAGTGCGTACTGCTGCTCAAGGCCACCGCCCTGGCTTCCACCGTGGCGGTCACCGACCTGCTGGGCGCGGCCAACCTGGTGCGCGCCCAGACCCTGAAAGTCTACGAGCCGCTGCTGGCCGTGGCGCTGATCTACATCGTCCTGGCCTTTGTCATCGAACATCTGTGCAACCGCCTGGGCGCCACACCTCACAAGCAGGCGCCCCAGCGCCAGGCCTGA
- a CDS encoding ABC transporter permease yields MISLSDLSQLFVADGWLGALAQGALVSLQISAGAFVLGLGIGLLVAMIKLRGPRWLVKLANLYTTLYRAMPELLLILLLYYAGTDLLNMAMAAMDRPSVTVNGFIAAILVLGIVQGAYSAEIIRGAILAIPHGQIEAARAYGIERWLLVRRILLPSMLPFAMAGLSNLWLVLVKDSALISIVGYSELLSVGKQAAGSTKHYLVFYLAVAAFYFVITLVSGSVFRVLERRTNRWLPQH; encoded by the coding sequence ATGATTTCTCTGTCCGACCTTTCCCAACTGTTCGTCGCCGACGGCTGGCTCGGCGCCCTGGCCCAGGGCGCGCTGGTGTCCCTGCAGATTTCCGCCGGGGCCTTCGTCCTCGGCCTGGGCATCGGCCTGCTGGTGGCGATGATCAAGCTTCGCGGACCGCGCTGGCTGGTGAAGCTGGCCAACCTCTACACCACCCTGTACCGGGCCATGCCCGAGCTGCTGCTGATCCTGCTGCTGTACTACGCCGGCACCGACCTGCTGAACATGGCCATGGCCGCCATGGATAGGCCCAGCGTCACGGTCAACGGCTTCATCGCCGCGATACTGGTGCTGGGCATCGTCCAGGGCGCCTATTCGGCGGAGATCATCCGCGGCGCGATCCTGGCCATCCCCCACGGCCAGATCGAAGCCGCCCGGGCCTACGGCATCGAGCGCTGGCTGCTGGTGCGACGCATCCTGCTGCCGAGCATGCTGCCCTTCGCCATGGCCGGGCTGTCGAACCTGTGGCTGGTACTGGTCAAGGACAGCGCGCTGATCAGCATCGTCGGCTACAGCGAACTGCTCTCGGTGGGCAAGCAGGCCGCCGGCTCCACCAAGCATTACCTGGTGTTCTACCTGGCGGTCGCGGCGTTCTACTTCGTCATCACCCTGGTGTCCGGCAGCGTGTTCCGCGTGCTCGAACGACGCACCAACCGCTGGCTGCCCCAGCACTAG
- a CDS encoding GNAT family N-acetyltransferase, with protein MDRSRALALESAETQYLRARVQGLASLPGNPYGARLLGEPGCGAFVVAGNPSPMMNRVHGDRAQDARRLVDLLQRKAAYAPAIALIAESARIAPTLELEGQPLQRLKGWTHGQLFAPVDEIVASPSGLEIEPVTAATLEAFCTLHREGFNTPAAARPVNQAAFGGLLNDGRGHLYLLRDQGVAVAGAALFIADNGVAYLGTAFTTKAARGQGHHRALIAHRLQQAVAFGARSVAATALVNSQSRRNLEHGGLRLSHLQTLYRAAP; from the coding sequence ATGGACCGTAGCCGCGCGCTGGCGCTTGAATCTGCCGAAACCCAATACCTGCGGGCCCGGGTCCAGGGCCTGGCGAGCCTGCCGGGCAACCCTTATGGAGCCCGCCTGCTGGGTGAGCCAGGGTGTGGTGCGTTCGTCGTCGCTGGCAATCCCAGCCCGATGATGAACCGGGTACATGGCGACAGGGCACAGGATGCCCGACGCCTGGTCGATCTGCTGCAGCGCAAAGCGGCGTACGCCCCGGCGATCGCCTTGATCGCCGAGTCTGCCAGGATCGCGCCCACCCTGGAGCTGGAAGGGCAGCCGTTGCAGCGCCTGAAGGGCTGGACCCATGGGCAGTTGTTCGCCCCTGTGGACGAGATCGTGGCGTCGCCTTCAGGGCTGGAGATCGAGCCGGTGACTGCCGCGACGCTGGAAGCGTTCTGCACGCTGCACCGTGAGGGCTTCAATACTCCAGCGGCCGCCCGGCCAGTCAATCAGGCGGCCTTTGGCGGCTTGCTCAACGATGGCCGCGGGCATCTGTACCTGCTGCGGGACCAGGGCGTTGCAGTGGCCGGCGCGGCGCTGTTCATCGCCGACAACGGCGTGGCCTACCTGGGCACCGCCTTTACCACCAAGGCCGCGCGGGGCCAGGGTCATCACCGGGCCCTGATCGCCCATCGGTTGCAGCAGGCCGTCGCCTTCGGTGCTCGGAGTGTGGCGGCCACGGCGCTGGTGAACTCGCAGAGTCGACGCAACCTGGAGCATGGCGGCTTGCGCCTTTCCCACCTGCAAACCCTGTATCGGGCCGCGCCTTAG
- a CDS encoding ABC transporter ATP-binding protein produces the protein MHSQPNSANPVVAIDDLHKSYADHHVLKGIALRANEGEVVSLIGSSGSGKSTLLRCINLLEIPCSGSLRINGEQVRLKTDRAGNPQVADPAQVARLRTQLSMVFQSFNLWPHRTVLENVIEAPVYVLGEDRKEAIAHAEHLLEKVGLAHKRDTFPSFLSGGQQQRVAIARALAMRPRVLLMDEPTSALDPELVGEVLKVIQGIAEEGRTMILVTHEMAFARDVSSKVMFLHQGLVEEEGPPQQVFLNPVSERCRQFVMAQENRV, from the coding sequence TTGCATTCGCAGCCCAACTCCGCCAATCCCGTGGTGGCGATCGACGACCTGCACAAGAGCTACGCCGATCACCACGTCCTCAAGGGCATCGCCCTGCGCGCCAATGAAGGCGAAGTGGTCTCGCTGATCGGCTCCAGCGGTTCGGGCAAAAGCACCCTGCTGCGCTGCATCAACCTGCTGGAGATTCCCTGCAGCGGCAGCCTGCGCATCAATGGCGAGCAGGTGCGCCTCAAGACCGATCGTGCCGGCAACCCACAGGTCGCCGACCCGGCCCAGGTCGCCCGCCTGCGCACCCAACTGAGCATGGTGTTCCAGAGCTTCAACCTGTGGCCCCACCGCACCGTGCTGGAGAATGTCATCGAGGCGCCGGTGTATGTCCTCGGCGAAGACCGCAAGGAGGCCATCGCCCACGCCGAGCATCTGCTGGAAAAGGTCGGGCTGGCCCACAAGCGCGATACCTTTCCTTCCTTTCTGTCCGGCGGCCAGCAACAGCGGGTGGCCATCGCCCGGGCCCTGGCGATGCGCCCCAGGGTGCTGCTGATGGACGAGCCGACCTCGGCCCTGGACCCGGAGCTGGTGGGCGAGGTGCTCAAGGTCATCCAGGGCATCGCCGAGGAAGGTCGCACGATGATTCTGGTGACCCACGAGATGGCGTTCGCCCGCGATGTGTCGAGCAAGGTGATGTTTCTCCACCAGGGACTGGTGGAAGAGGAAGGTCCCCCGCAGCAGGTGTTCCTCAACCCGGTCAGCGAGCGCTGCCGGCAATTCGTCATGGCCCAGGAAAACCGCGTCTGA
- a CDS encoding HIT family protein: MNCIFCQIIAGTLPAAVVYRDEHCMAFMDVHPLGQGHVLLIPHSHVEKLEQLPGFVRQHLYQVFDGLVAAQRRAGYGVEGTHLLVNDGRATNQHIPHAHMHLIPRRSGDGLGFAGRLLLHLTGLFGRRTKLEALQAQATSIAEQVRVPWVSETPVGSR; the protein is encoded by the coding sequence ATGAACTGTATTTTCTGCCAGATTATCGCTGGAACCCTGCCAGCGGCCGTGGTCTATCGCGATGAACACTGCATGGCCTTCATGGACGTGCACCCCCTGGGCCAGGGCCATGTCTTGCTGATTCCCCATTCCCACGTGGAAAAACTCGAGCAGTTGCCCGGTTTTGTCCGCCAGCACCTGTACCAGGTGTTCGACGGCCTGGTGGCCGCGCAGCGCCGCGCCGGCTACGGCGTGGAAGGTACGCACTTGCTGGTCAACGATGGCCGGGCCACCAACCAGCACATTCCCCATGCCCACATGCACTTGATCCCCCGTCGCAGCGGCGATGGCCTGGGGTTCGCCGGGCGCCTGCTGCTGCACCTCACCGGGTTGTTCGGACGCCGGACGAAACTGGAGGCTTTGCAGGCGCAGGCCACGAGCATCGCCGAGCAGGTGCGGGTGCCCTGGGTCAGTGAAACCCCTGTGGGCAGTCGCTGA
- a CDS encoding 5-guanidino-2-oxopentanoate decarboxylase — MTTCAQSLVRLLEGYGVDTVFGIPGVHTVELYRGLHGSRLRHVSPRHEQGAGFMADGYARASGKPGVCFIITGPGMTNILTAMGQAYADSVPMLVISTVNRREHLRLGHGHLHELPDQRAMVAGVCAFSHTLQSPAELPEILARAFAVFKCARPRPVHIEIPLDVLEMPAADLNLMPRSLPGAPAPAADSIKAALALLDVAHRPLILAGGGARGCAQVLQQLAERLQAPVALTTNARGLLPQAHPLLLDGVQSAVHGRALIDEADVVLAVGTELGETDYDFFGLGPLRFKGSLIRLDIDPMQVMGVQRAHVGLLGDALQGLQALLDQVAPQTARGRWAVDSVQRVNQAERASWSARQRGLQGLLDLLRDNLDTPILVGDSTQPVYQGACGYQAPAPASWFNAGSGYGTLGYGLPAAMGAKLAQPERTVVALVGDGGLQFTSGELIAAREAQIGVILLVWNNQCYGEIRDYMHARDIEPLGVDILTPDFQALARSCHVSHHQADSPTQLQELLASLKGTRQPVMIEVDAGAYLALD, encoded by the coding sequence ATGACCACCTGTGCGCAGTCGCTGGTTCGTTTGCTGGAAGGTTATGGCGTGGACACGGTGTTCGGGATTCCCGGCGTGCATACCGTTGAACTGTATCGCGGCCTGCATGGCAGTCGCCTGCGCCACGTCAGCCCGCGGCATGAACAGGGCGCGGGTTTCATGGCCGACGGCTACGCCCGGGCCAGCGGCAAGCCCGGGGTGTGCTTCATCATCACCGGTCCCGGCATGACCAACATCCTCACCGCCATGGGCCAGGCCTACGCCGACTCGGTGCCGATGCTGGTGATCTCCACGGTCAACCGCCGCGAGCACCTGCGCCTGGGCCACGGCCACCTGCACGAATTGCCGGACCAGCGGGCGATGGTGGCCGGGGTCTGCGCCTTCAGCCACACCTTGCAGTCGCCGGCCGAGCTGCCGGAAATCCTGGCCCGGGCCTTTGCCGTGTTCAAGTGCGCGCGTCCACGGCCCGTGCATATCGAGATTCCCCTGGATGTGCTGGAGATGCCGGCCGCCGATCTCAACCTGATGCCGCGCAGCCTGCCCGGGGCACCGGCACCGGCCGCGGATTCGATCAAGGCGGCGCTGGCCCTGCTGGACGTCGCTCACCGGCCGCTGATCCTCGCCGGTGGCGGTGCCCGCGGTTGCGCCCAGGTATTGCAGCAACTGGCCGAGCGCCTGCAGGCCCCGGTGGCGCTGACCACCAACGCCCGGGGCCTGCTGCCCCAGGCGCACCCGCTGCTGCTCGATGGGGTGCAGTCTGCGGTCCATGGCCGGGCGCTGATCGACGAAGCCGATGTGGTGCTGGCGGTAGGTACCGAGCTGGGCGAGACCGACTACGACTTCTTTGGCCTGGGGCCGTTGCGCTTCAAGGGTTCGCTGATCCGCCTGGACATCGACCCGATGCAGGTCATGGGTGTGCAGCGGGCCCATGTCGGCCTGCTGGGCGATGCCCTTCAGGGCTTGCAGGCACTACTGGACCAGGTGGCGCCGCAGACGGCCCGCGGGCGCTGGGCGGTGGACAGCGTGCAACGGGTGAACCAGGCCGAGCGCGCCAGCTGGAGCGCCAGGCAGCGAGGGCTGCAAGGCTTGCTGGACCTGCTGCGCGATAACCTCGATACACCGATCCTGGTGGGTGACTCGACCCAACCCGTGTACCAGGGCGCGTGTGGTTACCAGGCCCCGGCCCCGGCCAGCTGGTTCAATGCCGGCAGCGGCTACGGCACCCTGGGTTATGGCCTGCCCGCGGCCATGGGCGCCAAGTTGGCACAGCCGGAACGAACGGTGGTGGCCCTGGTGGGGGACGGTGGCTTGCAGTTCACCAGTGGCGAACTGATCGCGGCCCGGGAAGCGCAGATCGGCGTGATCCTGCTGGTCTGGAACAACCAGTGTTATGGCGAGATTCGTGACTACATGCACGCCCGGGACATCGAGCCGCTGGGGGTGGACATCCTCACCCCGGACTTCCAGGCCCTGGCCCGCAGCTGCCATGTGTCCCATCACCAGGCCGACAGCCCCACCCAGTTGCAGGAGCTGCTGGCGAGCCTCAAGGGCACCCGCCAACCCGTGATGATCGAAGTCGACGCTGGCGCCTACCTGGCCCTGGACTGA
- a CDS encoding response regulator transcription factor, with the protein MEQAKRVLVVEDDQHIAELIALHLRDEHLQVVHSANGTEGLRLLEQGGWDALVLDLMLPGVDGLEICRRARAMTRYTPIIITSARSSEMHRILGLELGADDYLAKPFSVLELVARVKALLRRVDALARNLKLDSGSLDLDGLAIDPLTRDASLDGRRLDLTPREFDLLYFFARQPGKVFSRMDLLNAVWGYNHEGYEHTVNTHINRLRAKIESDPAQPARILTVWGRGYKFAAQEPT; encoded by the coding sequence ATGGAACAAGCCAAACGCGTGCTGGTGGTCGAGGATGACCAGCACATTGCCGAGCTGATTGCGCTGCACTTGCGCGACGAACACCTGCAAGTGGTGCACAGCGCCAACGGCACCGAGGGCCTGCGGTTGCTGGAACAGGGCGGCTGGGACGCACTGGTCCTGGACCTGATGCTGCCCGGGGTCGACGGCCTGGAGATCTGTCGCCGCGCCCGGGCCATGACCCGCTATACCCCGATCATCATCACCAGTGCCCGCTCCAGCGAGATGCACCGCATCCTTGGCCTGGAACTGGGCGCCGACGACTACCTGGCCAAGCCATTCTCGGTGCTCGAACTGGTGGCCCGGGTCAAGGCGCTGCTGCGCCGGGTCGATGCGCTGGCGCGCAACCTCAAGCTGGACAGCGGCAGCCTCGACCTCGACGGACTGGCCATCGATCCGCTGACCCGCGACGCCAGCCTGGACGGACGACGCCTGGACCTCACGCCGCGGGAGTTCGATCTCTTGTATTTCTTCGCCCGCCAGCCGGGCAAGGTGTTCTCGCGCATGGACCTGCTCAATGCCGTCTGGGGCTACAACCACGAAGGCTACGAGCACACCGTCAACACGCATATCAATCGCTTGCGGGCCAAGATCGAAAGCGACCCGGCGCAGCCGGCGCGGATCCTCACTGTCTGGGGCCGCGGCTACAAGTTCGCCGCCCAGGAGCCGACATGA
- the msrB gene encoding peptide-methionine (R)-S-oxide reductase MsrB: MFTRRQLLAAGAGLGVATLALKALPWQGGEGSLVGAAQADEGFAVSHTDNQWRTLLSPEQYRVLRQEGTERAYSSALNDEHRAGTFACAGCALALFSSTTKFDSHTGWPSFWAPLAQAVGQRRDGSLGMQRTEVHCRRCGGHLGHVFDDGPAPTGLRYCMNGLAMNFTVQAA; this comes from the coding sequence ATGTTCACACGGCGACAATTGCTGGCGGCAGGTGCAGGTCTTGGAGTGGCCACCCTGGCCCTGAAGGCGCTGCCCTGGCAGGGCGGTGAAGGCAGCCTGGTGGGCGCGGCCCAGGCCGATGAGGGCTTCGCGGTGAGCCACACCGACAACCAGTGGCGCACCTTGCTCAGCCCCGAGCAGTACCGGGTGCTGCGCCAGGAGGGCACCGAACGGGCCTACAGCAGCGCGCTCAACGACGAGCACCGTGCGGGCACCTTCGCCTGTGCCGGCTGCGCCCTGGCGCTGTTTTCCTCGACCACCAAGTTCGACAGCCATACCGGCTGGCCGAGTTTCTGGGCGCCCCTGGCCCAGGCGGTGGGGCAGCGCCGCGATGGTTCCCTGGGCATGCAGCGCACCGAAGTGCATTGCCGGCGTTGTGGCGGCCACCTGGGGCATGTGTTCGATGATGGCCCGGCGCCTACCGGCCTGCGCTACTGCATGAATGGGCTGGCCATGAACTTCACCGTGCAAGCGGCCTGA
- a CDS encoding transporter substrate-binding domain-containing protein: MKNLLKVLATGCLFSALSSHALAADKIVFGIALEPYPPFSMKSGAGDWSGFEPELIKALCERMQAQCPLKEVAWDGLIPALQSSQIDAILNSLSITEERQKVIDFSAPYYQTPAMWVADQALELTTTPDGLKGKLIGVQGSTSNATFAKTYYGKTSTLRYYTTQDDMLSDLQSGRIDVMLADALTIEPVLQSAAGAGLASKGLAPKDPLFGSGIGVGLRKGDSALQQRIDSALAALKADGTYDKIRSRYFSVDISAN; this comes from the coding sequence ATGAAAAACCTGCTCAAGGTGCTCGCCACCGGTTGCCTGTTCAGTGCCCTGTCCAGCCACGCCCTGGCTGCCGACAAGATCGTCTTCGGCATCGCCCTGGAACCCTACCCGCCGTTCTCGATGAAAAGCGGTGCCGGCGACTGGAGCGGCTTCGAACCGGAACTGATCAAGGCCCTGTGCGAACGCATGCAGGCCCAGTGCCCGCTCAAGGAAGTGGCCTGGGACGGCCTGATCCCGGCCCTGCAGTCGAGCCAGATCGACGCCATCCTCAATTCCCTGAGCATCACCGAGGAACGGCAGAAGGTCATCGATTTCTCCGCCCCCTACTACCAGACTCCAGCCATGTGGGTCGCCGACCAGGCCCTGGAACTCACCACCACGCCCGACGGGCTCAAGGGCAAGCTGATCGGGGTGCAGGGCTCGACCTCCAACGCCACCTTCGCCAAGACCTACTACGGCAAGACCTCGACCCTGCGCTACTACACCACCCAGGACGACATGCTCTCGGACCTGCAAAGCGGGCGCATCGACGTGATGCTGGCCGATGCCCTGACCATCGAGCCGGTGCTCCAGTCGGCGGCCGGCGCCGGCCTGGCGAGCAAGGGCCTTGCGCCCAAGGACCCGCTGTTCGGTTCCGGTATCGGCGTTGGCTTGCGCAAGGGTGACAGCGCCCTGCAGCAACGGATAGACAGCGCCCTGGCAGCGCTCAAGGCCGACGGCACCTACGACAAGATCCGCAGTCGCTACTTCAGCGTCGACATCTCTGCCAACTAA